The Capsicum annuum cultivar UCD-10X-F1 chromosome 1, UCD10Xv1.1, whole genome shotgun sequence sequence AATTGGATCATTTCTACTTGTTATAACAAATCAAATTTTACATTTTAGAgaaacttatatgtatatatttttaaaatagtttcattatatataaaattatatagaaaatttaAGCTCTCAAAAGTTGAAGTTCGTAGGTTGATGGAGATGGATCAATGGACCAACATTTGGATCTTAGAATTGAGAATTcagatatttttaaaaacaatTAAACTCTTTTCCACATGGTACTTTGAGATTTTGccgtgtctttttttttttttttaactagcATTTTTGTTGTGTCTTTGACGTTACATTGCCACCAATTATTCATCGCCATCGAAGAAGAAATCAAATAGTTTTTATACGTAAAAATAtctaataatgttttaatctAGTTATTTATTTCAAAGTAATTGATCGCTCGACACTTTCAATTGATTCATCATTACGCaatcttttaataaataaatattattagtcACAATCTTGAACTAAGAATTGCAGCAGTCTTCTTCAGGCCATCTGGTAACTTTCTTTACCATCAAGTCAATGACCTTATCCAAATTTTTGAGTCTTTGACTAATATGAAGTTTTGAACCACCAAAAATATTACTGCTATGGAAGTGTTGTTCAATTTCTAGAATTTTCCAACCAATATATGACCCCAGAGAATAAGAGCTGCCCCTCATTTTAAATTTGGTTTTCTCAATTGACTGCTTATGAAAATTGAAGAAGTAAAAACAAATATTGGTCAATAAACATCCACGTCCAGGAAGATGAAAGTAATGAAAATGAGGATGTTAAGATAGAGGTATGAACATATTTAAAAAGATAAACTTAGGAacgaaaatatctaaaataaaatggCAGTGATCTCCGCGGTAAACAAAATGAGGGAGGAGAGACTAAAATAGTTCAAACGTATGAAAGGAGAAGATATATAGATGCTCAAGTAAAAAGGTGTGAATGGACGGCTATAGTAGATATGGGAAGGTAAAAGTACATAGAAAAGGTATTGAAGAGAGGTGACTACACAAGACATGACGTGACACACTTATATATAAGAAGATATGACGATCAATAATTAGGATCAAAAAGTTAGTAGATAGACCATTGTCTAGTCTTCCTTtatcattattgttattgttagtCTGCATACTTACTGTTTGATTTTATAATTAGATGTTTCATTAGCttagtttatcatattatgtggtgttgctattgtttTTTCTAACATTATTTTTAGTACAACTGTTTCACTGTTGTATTTTCATGTCCATacttgattttcatatattttctatctGAAACAATCTCTCTGCAGGTAGGCATAAGGTTGTGCAGGCATTACCCTTATTCAAGGAGTTTGAATTTATACCCTTTTAATAtacattaatataataatattgtaCAATACTACATATTGATTTCTTTTATCttctgtttatttttttaattgacttACTTGGAATTTTTTCTTTGCAACAGATTCAGAGAATGAATATCGaatcaaaaagaacaaataagCGAGAGTATCATAATCTATGCTCAAAATTGACTACCATCACTTCCTGGactaataaaacaaaaacaaaaggacagtccggtgcactaaagctaccgctatgtgcggtGTCCGGGAAAGAACCCCACCACAAAAGTGTATCGTACAcaaccttaccttacatttctgctagaggctacttccaaggcttgaacccgacTTCCTGGACTaatgtcaaaaaaaaaacaaaaaaactgaaCCTCTAGGTGCTGAATAGATACTACAACTACTACAAAAACTTAAATCACTTTTGGGGGGAGAAAACAAACTATATACAAATGAcgcacccccccccccccacgcAAAACCCCCTACCCCGGTGCCCCAGCAGGGCAGGAAAAAAGATGGAACATATTTTTGGCTGTAAAGCAATCAACAATAACTCAATTCTTTAGCTAAACTACTAGGGCATATTAACACAGAATCAACACACAGACCACCTTTTGTATGTGTGCAATCTATCTGTGTCAATGAAAATTTGATCTTTGTTGGAACAGTGCCATCCTTAACAACAAAATCTCCCACGTGGTGCTGCATCCAAGTTCCTATGTTGTCCAGATAACACCGGGATGTCACACGGCAACCATCGGGTGTTGTTAACTGAAACTGGACAGGTTTCAAGTCCCAGCCGTGAACATGCTCATAGTTACAGGCACGACGACTGTGCCTCTTTGTCGCCTTACCAAGGTGAAGTCTGAAGAATAGGCTATATGTCCCTTCTGGGAATTTGAACTCGAGATCCCCGTCGACTTCAAGCCACCAGATTTGTTGAAGATAAGCTACAGTTTGAAATCTACAGGAAGAATGAGAGTATCAGTATGCACTCAGCTGAGTCATATTAACTTCAAAGGTCAATATTGCTGGACAAGAGAAAGAGCAAACagatcataaaatatatgaaacgAATGAGCTGAATTCCTAATCTAACACATGTACAATACAAAAGTCTTCTTTCAGCTTTCTTATTACATTTACAGCCACAATTCCATATACTAATGGAATATACCTATTCGAAAAATGACCCTCACAGGTCGAAAGAATAATACGCGACAACACTGCCCTCCcctgttctcttttttttttttttccatagaAGCATATACACGCACAAAATTATGCAGTAGCATTTGATTTTGTTACATCTCTCATCATCAGTTGACAAATTTATACTGAATCTTGGTTTAATAAGTGAGCTTGCATAGTTACATTTTCTTAGAACTAATTAAAAATAGCCTCACAAGAAATTTAGTAGTAGCCTTCTTTACAGTTTTTCCTTTgtagaaaaaaacaaaagtacTCTTTGcagtcatttttattttttaaaaaataaaacaagatatagtagtagtaataaaCACACCTTGATTCATTTGTGGGAATGTGATTCCAATATCTGCGATCATCAATTCCGGTAATAGTCATTCTTTTAGATGAAATAGCCAAGCAAACCCCTCCACTGTTCTTGTCAATCCATACTTCCTGTAAACCCAAATTAAATTCATCATCTCCAAAtttcaaaactaaagaaaaaggacAGTATAAAGTTAGCATTTTTAATCCTATAAAATGATACTAGTAAAAAAGAACAAACCTTTGTGCCAGCATCAAAGGACCTAGGACGAGAAAGCTTAGCGTAAAGGTCCTTTAAACCCAATCCATCAACTTTAAGTCCAAGCAATTCTCGAAAAATATACTTGTAATTGGAGGGCAATTTGGGTTGCCATATAAAATCAGCAGAAGCAGCAGCACGAAAGACTCTGCTAACACGTGCCAGCTTGGAAATCTCAGGTGGATCAAGATACGAAAGTACAAGAGCAATACAAGCCTCTGGTACATCATCAAGGTTCGACTTCACTGACAAAAAAGCCAACTGATCATCAGATTTGGTGTCAATGGAAGATGCATTAGCACCCATATGTGAATAACCAAGCAACAAGAGAAAGGGAGAAACGAAATGAAAATAATACTATAGTGAAGGGGTTTTACTTTTTAAGAGGGGATTAAGGTCTCTATATGTATGTCTGTGTCTAGTGGACAAGAAAGGAaattgtggattttgatgttttctataaagagagagagagagagagagagatgtcAGAAAAGGCTTTTGGTATGACGAGGAGGAAGACAGAAAAAGTATTCTTATCCACTTCGTTGCTGTGGACTATCCTAACTTCTTTACGCGCTCATTTCGAGCGTTGTTAATGTC is a genomic window containing:
- the LOC107873466 gene encoding F-box protein PP2-A13, which produces MGANASSIDTKSDDQLAFLSVKSNLDDVPEACIALVLSYLDPPEISKLARVSRVFRAAASADFIWQPKLPSNYKYIFRELLGLKVDGLGLKDLYAKLSRPRSFDAGTKEVWIDKNSGGVCLAISSKRMTITGIDDRRYWNHIPTNESRFQTVAYLQQIWWLEVDGDLEFKFPEGTYSLFFRLHLGKATKRHSRRACNYEHVHGWDLKPVQFQLTTPDGCRVTSRCYLDNIGTWMQHHVGDFVVKDGTVPTKIKFSLTQIDCTHTKGGLCVDSVLICPSSLAKELSYC